TTGACTTCTGAGACATCGTGGATTTTTCAATGTCTTCTATTGTCAAATTTTCGTGAAACACAACGTCCCTGCTTCTGATCACTTTTTTCTCCTTAGGATCCCATAACCTGTATCCAAACTCTTCATTTCCGTAGCCAATGAAAATGCATGGGATAGTTCTCGCATCAAGCTTCTGTCTGAGCTCTTTGGATACATGTGCATATGATGAACACCCAAATACTCTAAGATGTGAGTATGTAGGATCCTTACCTGTCCATAGCCTCTCTGGAACTTCAAAGTTGAGTGGTACTGAAGGTGATCGGTTGATGAGATAACATGCGGTATTGACTGCTTCTCCCCAAAATGGCTTTAGAAGTTTAGCCATGTTCAGCATGCTCAGTACACGCTCCATGATAGTCCGATTCATTCTTTCAGCAATGCCATTGTGCTGAGGGGTGCGTGGTACTGACTTATCATGTCGAATGCCATATGCTCTGCAATATGCGTTGAACGTCTTGGAAGTATACTCGCCTCCATTATCAGATCGGAGACATTTCAGCTTTTTTCCTGTTTCACATTCCACCAAGACGTGAAATGACTTGAAGCACTCGAACACCTGGTCCTTCGTCTTCAGGAAATACACCCACACTTTCCGAGAAGCATCATCGATAAAAGTCAGAATATATCTGCTTCCACCGAGTGATTCAACCTCCATAGGACCGCAGACATCAGAGTGTACCAAACTTAACAACTCTGATCTTTTTGTTGAAGTGAAATTAAATGACACTCTATGTTGCTTACCGAATAGACAATGATTGCAAGGACACAGTGCAGCGTTCTTGTCAACATTTATAAGATTCTTCTTTATCAAGGTATTCAACCCTTTCTCGCTCATGTGGCCGAGTCTCTGGTGCCATAAATCCTGAGAAGCCTCCTCTGCAATGTTGAGGCTGTCTGTACAAATTCTCAAATGCGTTTTGTACAATGTGCCACAAACATGTCCTCGAGCGATTGTCAAAACGCCCTTTGACATTTTCCATGTGCCTCTGCTAAAATGGTTTTCATACCCTTGTTTGTCAAGAGATACCACTGACAGGAGATTGAGCCGAAGATCTGGCACATGTCTGACATCCTTCAAAGTGATTGTGCTCCCGGTACCTATCTTTATTTGTACATCACCAATTCCGGCTATTCCAGAGGAACTGGAATTACCCATCTTTACCGCTCCAAAGTCTCTAGCTTTGTATGTTGTGAAGTAGTTCCTGTGGGGAGTTACGTGGTAGAATGCTGCAGTATCTACCACCCATTCCGTGTCTTCTCTTGAGACGTGAAGGCATGTCTCATCATGGGTAGTACAGTACGCTACATCACCTGAGATTGTGATGATCGCTTCACCACCCTTGTTTTTCGGTTGAGAACTGCTCTTGCCTTGCTCCTCTAGCCATTTGTAGCAATTCTTCTTCATGTGACCCTCTATACCGCAATAGTGGCAGGTATAAGAAGGTTTCCGGCCATCCGATGATCTCCCCCGACTTTTGCCTCTACTTTGCCATTTTCCTCTACTGTTTCTTTGTTGTTTTCCTTGTGATCTTCCTCGATTCTCCGTCACAAGGGCATGAGTCTGATCTGTGCTCATGTCTTTCCTTCTTGCCTCTTCATTGAACAATGCATCCTTGACCACAGACATGGTAAGTTTGCCATCTGGGGCTGAGTTGCTGAGAGTAACAACTAGTGTTTCCCAACTATCAGGAAGGGAAATAAGAAGTAGTAGAGATTGCATTTCGTCTCCAAGTGGCATTTCTACACAAGATAATTGATTTACCAGACTCTGGAACTCACTGGTATGTTCGGCAACAAAATTTCCACTTTTGAGCTTCATATTGACAAGGCGTCTCATCAGAAGGGCCTTGTTCCGAGCGGTCTTGGCCTGGTACATGTCTTCCAACTTCTTCCAAAAGGCATAGGCGTCGATTTCTTGTGCAACGTGGTGGAAGACACTATGGTCAATCCATTGTCGGATTTGACCAAtagtttttctattaattttcttcCACTCTATTGACTTGGGCGGGTCAGGATTAATACCCTTCAGCTCTATTGGATCAAAAAGGTCTTTACAACTGAGGAAATCTTCCATCCGAGGTTTCCATAGCGTGTAGTTGGTAGCCGTGAGCATAATCATAGCTCAAGAAGATGAAGTTGACTCGTCAATGGTCATTTTCACCTTctgaataatttaaaaaaaaaattgagggaccaaattgtaatttttcaaaaaattacaAAACTGATCGGTGACGTGGCAGCTGATGCAGGAGCACCaaggtaattcttttctgatgtggaagttcagactatgctgcaaccacagagcatactcagacagaaccttggctctgataccacttgttggggggggggggattatagTATCGACCTAATATGAGAGAAAAATACTTCTATTACTTTCAAGAATAGAAAGAAGAGACATACAAGCTCTAAAAAaaaactcaacaaaaaaaaaCCTCACAAATCTCTCAAGGATATTACACAACTCTTCTTGGTTGTGCTGTGATGATCTAATGTCTGATATTTTTGGTGTGTCAACAAATGATggaaggcttccctatttatagggatgaaatgaacctattgatgtcatttgtgactcaagcaagcacttgacaattggccaaatacaaggaagatgttttcttccttaaaacaaggaatatgttttcttcctcaaaacaggggaaatgttttcttccttgttttcttccttaaaatgagggagatttttccttcctcaaattatgggatggacccaacaattTGGCACACAAAATTGTTAGCCAGTCGTTTTGAGCTGTCAATTCCAACACCAGTCTAATGGTATCAAGTCTGACTACAGGATCGGAGTAAACACCTCCGTATAATCCACACCATACTCTTCCTTGTATCCTTTTACCACCAAGCGCGCCTTGTACTTGTCAACTTCACCAGATTAATTGAGTTTGATTTTTTAAACTCATTTAACTTTAATCGACTTTTGCTCTTTTGGAAGATCAGTAAGCTCCCAAAGTATTGTTCTTTTAAACTGTTGCAATCTCAACATTCATTGCTTTCTGCTACTTCGAAGTTTTATAAGCATCCTCAAATCTTATGAAATCACTATCAGAAGATAAAGCAATGTATATAAGTGAATCTTCATTTCCAGATTGATCATCTTCACTCCCCTCATAATCTTTCATCCATGTTGGTCTTTTTCGGTTTCATCGAGACCGGGAACTGATGCCTTCTTGATGCACCAAGGTAGAGGCACCTTCATTTCCAGGTGTTGGTTGCTCTTGCTCCTTATCTCTGTCATCAAGATCCAAGCAAAGTTGTTGGTTGTTTTGGATTTTCTTCCATGGCTAAAAATTATTTTCGTCAAACTCCACATCACGAGTGATGATCACCTTCAAAGGGATTGTACAACTTGTAGGCTTTTGATGACTCCTTGTTGACACTAAAGAAAGCACACTTGTTGGCTTCCCGTCATCTAAATTTGTTCTTTTCTGATCTGGAACATGAGCAAACTGCAAACACAATGCAACCAAACACTCTTAAAGTGTTGGGCATCTGGTTGTTCTACACTCCAAACACTTTAAATTATTTTACGAACATATCATGTTTTcaaattataatttatttttaaaaattgagaATTAGTTGTCCAAATTGACACAAAAAATTAACTATTATATATGATTTTTAGTGAGTAACAAAAAATATTGTTACATAGAATTATTTGCAATAATTATCTTTGAACTAACTTAATTGAGTGTAAAATTCGCCATACTAGAGAACTTAAATCACATATTGAAAAGCTTAACTACTATAGCACATATCATTGCGTTCCTCACCATCACCCAGAAATTAAGAAAATACTATACTACGTACTGCTGCTAATTAAGTAGTATGTGAGATGGAAAAAGAAAACCTTttaagcttaaaaaaaaaagggggggggggggggggggtggtaagGTTGTCCTTCTAGAAATCTCAAAGAAGCCAACATTAATATATAGACCAAAATAGTATATTGTCTTTGGGTTTGGACCAAAAATCATATATGTTCTTTTATATGGAGCATTAATAGTCCATTATGTTTGCAATAAGTGGTTCATTTTTAGTCAACTTCCAAATATTCTATtaaaaatttaacggaaaagggcaaaaatgcccttgaacttttagaaaaggtctAAAAACACCCTCATCCTTTGCTAAaaatagccccccccccccccccccacccggttcaactttttggctcatttatgctctTTGATTAACAATCttaaatatggaaaaaaaaaattaaaaaaagggtggaaccccccccccccccccccccccaccttttttttttaaatatggaaaactgaattttttattaaaatttagattttttaaatctgaaaaactgatttttttagtAAAATGTGAAAAACTATACTCCATAAATTTCTTCTAGATTTATGAAAAAAATAGTTTTCtagattttgtttttttaaaacgGCTTTGCAcgggatttttataaaaatccggTTTTTCAATTTTGAAAAAAATccactttttccttttttttttttttgttttaaagtgTCCTAAAAATAAAATCATAAGAATCTAATTTttttaggacaaaaaaaaaatcaattttcctgatttaaaaaaaaacattttctagatattttaattaaaaaaaatccagttttccagttttttttttttttaataaaaaatgggtttaaaaaaatcatttttcttgattctaaaaaaaaccattttcccgatttaaaaaaaaaatccagtaataaaatgtcatgtgcaatttaaataattttttttaaaatttaatgtTCACCGTTAGTCAGAGGGCAGAAATGAGTCAAACATTTAAATTGAAGGgtatttttagcaaaatagatgaataaaagGTATTTTTAAACCTTTTTGAATAGTTCAGGGGCACTTTTGCCCTTTTCCATTAAATTTTTTAACAAAACTTTTGGGAGTTGACTAAAAGTGCATCTTTTATGTAAATATAAGGTGCTATTAATGTTTCATATAAAAGAACATATATATGGTTTTAGGTCcaaattaaaaaataatgtactattttggtccttttctcaacATTAATGTATAGACACGTCTCTTTCTCTACTTTTCTTCATTCACATGATTGACTAACATGTCAGCAATTAGCAGTACCACCTTTTTCCGGTAGTAAACTAACTGAGTTTCTTTGACTCAACCAACAAATTAAGAAAGTCAAATAACATTGTTAATAATATGCTatctgttataaaataataaaacaagaacaagaagaaTATTgtggagaaagagagaagaggggAGAGTTCTTATTTCTCTTATAAGGGATGAAATACAATGAAGAGAAtctctctatttataggagagaattggcttggtgccaaagtcacaaaccctaaaaTTCCTCCTAAAGATAAACAtcacaatattataataatatttataacactcccccttgatgTCTATTTCGATAGATAATGTGTCTCGTTACAACCTTACtaaaaaaacccagtgggaaaaaatctagtgaaggaaaaagagtacacatttctaataatacgctatttggttgcctcattaaaaaccttacaaggaaaaacccaatgggacaaaaaccttgaaaaggaaaaagagtacaacgcgtattaactccccctgatgagaacttcaatccaaaaacttgaatcttcacatcTTCACTCGAGAGTTGCAGTTGGTAtagacttggtgaataaatcagtcatattaacgctcgaacaaatctcttgcacgttgatatcaccattcttttggaaCTCGTGTGTGAAGAACACTCTAATGAAGCATGACTTGTGCTTTTATGAATCATCTCTTTAGTTGGGCTATGTATGCTGCTGCATCTTTAATCTTTTGGATATAGTTGcattgatatatgatattattgaaatcactccaagtgcattcctgacttgctttataaacagatgttatctttatatgatttgactgtcatgtagaACGACATCATATGACTATAATCCCTCAcagtcatagcaaaatatataaatgcatcaattacATAAAGATATGGCACTTCAAGACCAAAAATTCTgtaagtttctcatttcaacagATCATATACTGCTTTTGAgaactcttcaagagtttcaataatattcaagtaatcaacttgcaccaacaatatgacagattttgatttTCATAAAGACGTAAGGATCAATAGAGTCATTTGTGcccttagtcagtaaatattcattaaggtgataaaATCGCGTTCACCTTGCTTAACTtatataagaattatgaacaaatttctacaacttgtatatgcttcaggcattcaaaattcttcaggaattttcatataattttgtcaagtaattcgTATAGGCTGTGACAaaatctatttctatttaaatatgtgacatcttctggtgtctggacagcagGTCCAATAAGCTCGCTTACCTAGATgtgtcatttcacttgataataatttctacgttagcatgctttaatagacgtagaatttagatcctcacaatagaatttagatcctcataattttttacaatattgcgctatattgtaccaaagatatcgtcgacgatatatcatttgtatcggttctcaatatgacataacttattgagatctcatcacttccattatttttaggtacctaaacctctcatgaggtttcatgaagtatTATGTcataggctcttcaagagcacattgcctctttataatgatcattgatcatttgctccgctttcttttcaatgattattgcgtttggaaccaattagtctaccacgcttcatgcatgctgtagactatgtccttcagggacatgaatttaataggaacattttgcagctgaaattagaaattaattttgggtcagcaaatgcttctagcatttgagtTGAATTATCCTTTTAATGAGGATCACACTAATGATAATTCATAAGATATTCCTCAGCTGCATATTCTCtccccccttatgttagaaaaactaacatatatcccatATTCTTTGAGGGAATCCATCTTCGCAcatcatggtagattaattaatcatataccataCATAAAAAAATTTAGATGGAAATATCTGGTTCCTGACCTTGAACCAattgtgaggggagaatttatcataattcttTGATCTGAAGCATAtaagtgttgttgtatgcaatatatcatatttcAGATCAACACATGAAACTTTGTTCTCATAAAcaatggtttagctatttagTAGAGGCATTTAACACCAAACCAGcttggatataaaccagcattaacaagatgaattatcttgattacatactctgaaaattgtgctctcaactcaattattttgagcaagtaactttgcatatgtAAAACTGCAGGTTGACAATAAACACACATGTGACTGTCTTATTGATGCATCTATTTGAGACATCACATAAtaggtgaacgggcccatattcaccttttatatttttccagaatttaggaattcaatcccaacattagctagtataatcaacttatcatgagaacaagcaataaaaataattccttgaagaatcttctagttcttcaatatatgtcaaatactcaatttgcacatcatatttgaatcgggatAGCCAAACCGCTCATGCCGACTCTTATaatagtaaacttcaagtttaccatgtcatgttctatttgttttagtaaacttctggtttactatgacatgaattcTTTTGCGCATCGATAAACTTCTGGTTACCgtgacatgtgatttcatcatgcttatatttgcatAGTCCAATTTGGAGAATAAAGAGGGTAACCATTCACATACATATTTCTTACCCACCATAATTTTGGAGATATTTAATCCTCCAATCATATATTTGATATGATAACCTTTTAGTttagtaaacttcgggtttactacaACTTGTATTTTGATCATAACAACTTCATATATTACAATATAGAATGAATTACATAATACTATATAAGCTCTTCAGGAGCCTTTAGTTTATTCTTCATAATCACATATTATTTGAACACTGTTGGGATTACATAAATTCAGTATTGGACTGGAGCCCAGCTGCTCTATTATTTTATGTGGATCAGTTTTAGTTTAGGCCCAATTTTTTATGTACTGGGTAGTATTTTGTACAGAtggtttttttgttttgttcagtgaataaaaaatgaaaaggagaaccttctctctctctctctcttcgttgTAAAATGATGAATAAACCCTAGTTGCTTTCTTCCACAAATTCAGATCATTGTTGatcttaacatggtatcagagcgagggATTTGATAGATCTGGGCGAGACCTTTCGATCGATGTTACCCTCGTGTTTTAGTTCGAAGAttttgttgttgttcttctttgGCGATATGGATTTTTGTTGACGAAGCATTTATGTTCGTATTTTGAGTGCAATTCGTAGTTGTTTCAAGGCTTTTCTCCTTCGAGTAAGAGAAGAAGTGCGGTAACTCTAATTTCTCTAATTTTCTGTGTTGATTTTGGTGGTTTTTTTGTGACTCCAGAGGTGCGGTAATCGCGGTTTCACCTCTGTATTGATTTGAGTGATTTGTAGTTGTTTTTCTGTATATTTGTTTCATTCTCATTGAACAAAAATGGTGCACACTactaatgatagtaataatgctACGATTTACGCCCCCGATTCTACAAGTCCTCTTTTCATCCATTCTTCTGATATTCCTGGTACATGCCTTGTTGGTACTCCATTTTCTGGGTCGGGTTATGGCGGTTGGAAGAGAGGTATGACAATGTCTCTCTCTGCTAAAAATAAGATTGGACTGGTGGACGGTTCATGTCCTAAACCATCTTCTGATGATAATCCAGCTAAGATTCGTCAATGGGATAGAGTTAATAATATGGTAATATCATGGTTGACAAGTTCTATCTCACCAACCATTGCTGAGAGTGTCCAGTACTCAGAGACTGCTGAGAGTATATGGAAACAATTAGAGCGTCGATATGGAACTGTAAATGGAACTAAAATCTTTGAAATAAAAAAGGAATTGGCTTCTATACAGCAGGGTTCTCTTGACATTGCTTCCTATTTTAACAAACTTAAAAAGTCTTGGGATGAACTGGGGGGGCAATGCGTAAGAGTCATGGGAAGGAATGCACTTGTGCTGCTAAATATGGGATTGAAAAAAATGATGAAGAGGATAAACTTTACCAATTTCTCATGGGTTTGAATGACGTATACGTGGGTGTTAGAAGTAATATGCTTATGATGCATCCTCTCCCTTCTCTTGATGATGCTTATAATATTCTTCTCCAAGATGAGAACCAAAGACAAGTGCACTTCACTCCTATGCTGAATCCTGACTCTGCTTCCTTTAATGCAAATCTCAATACTAAACCAAACTTCAACACTAGATCACCACAACCTCCCTATCAACCACCTATTCCACCTAGGCAATATAATCAGAAGGTCGACTTCAACCTCACTTGTCGGTATTGCAAAAAACCTGGTCATACAATTGATAGGTGCTATAAA
The sequence above is a segment of the Lycium barbarum isolate Lr01 chromosome 6, ASM1917538v2, whole genome shotgun sequence genome. Coding sequences within it:
- the LOC132643870 gene encoding uncharacterized protein LOC132643870, with amino-acid sequence MVHTTNDSNNATIYAPDSTSPLFIHSSDIPGTCLVGTPFSGSGYGGWKRGMTMSLSAKNKIGLVDGSCPKPSSDDNPAKIRQWDRVNNMVISWLTSSISPTIAESVQYSETAESIWKQLERRYGTVNGTKIFEIKKELASIQQGSLDIASYFNKLKKSWDELGGQCVRVMGRNALVLLNMGLKKMMKRINFTNFSWV